In Quercus robur chromosome 11, dhQueRobu3.1, whole genome shotgun sequence, the following proteins share a genomic window:
- the LOC126705792 gene encoding protein SMALL AUXIN UP-REGULATED RNA 51-like, which yields MDYNGSNGKLTGIRQIVRLKEILQKWQSTTLGSRASNPPPPDEPDQNHGGISPAINKRLTNVMYCDSDEDGCHSPEPPPDVPKGYLAVYVGPELRRFIIPTTYLSHSLFKVLLEKAEEEFGFDHSGALTIPCDTETFKFLIKCMETHQKALPDKSSAGN from the exons ATGGATTACAATGGTAGCAATGGCAAGTTGACAGGAATACGACAGATTGTTAGGCTAAAGGAAATCCTCCAGAAATGGCAATCCACCACGCTTGGCTCAAGGGCGAGCAATCCCCCCCCACCTGACGAACCTGATCAAAATCATGGGGGAATTTCGCCGGCAATCAATAAAAGGCTAACAAATGTTATGTATTGTGATTCAGATGAGGATGGCTGCCATAGCCCTGAACCGCCACCTGATGTCCCCAAAGGTTATTTGGCAGTTTATGTTGGGCCAGAGCTTCGGAGGTTTATCATTCCCACTACCTATCTTAGCCACTCCTTGTTCAAGGTGTTGCTGGAAAAGGCTGAGGAGGAGTTTGGGTTTGATCATAGTGGCGCGCTCACCATACCATGCGATACTGAGACTTTCAAGTTCCTTATTAAGTGCATGGAGACCCATCAGAAGGCTCTCCCTGATAAGAGCTCAG CTGGAAATTAA